TTCATAAGTGTAGTGTGCTCAATTAACTTAGTATCGTTGTATAGGATGTGTCCCCATAGACCCAATTTATTTACTATCATTGCTGTTTTTTTTGATCTATAAGATGAAATGATATAGTTTAACAGtaattttgaatcattaaattGTGCAATAGCCTTTAAAAGCCTTCCTATTAAATGTTTCGTAAAACGCAAGTTCTGAACATAGGATTTATCTGGCAAGAAAGATAATACACCAAACATCTCTTCCTGTAAACCATTTTCTTGAATAATCTTTAATAGCATGCTGATTGCTTTTTGTGACTCCCTTGATAAAGttttgttgaatttttccGTATCACCATTATAGGATGAGAAATCAGTACTTCGAAGTTTGTttattctttcaatattcaataggaatgtttcaataaaaatactaACATTTTTGGTTGCTGCCAGATAGTATAATAGGCAATTActaaatttgatgaaaCTGATATCGGCATATAACATCCTACCAATATCTTCTTCCTGATTACCTGAAGAGATCGATTCAGTTTTTTTAagtaaaattgaaaaatatttatcaatatatctTAAATCCTTACTcttaatattgttattgatTATCATAATAATGGTTTCCATGCtatatgattttttaaacaaggtcaaatattttttttcttgtaatGGGTCTCCCAGGAATAGTTTAAATGATGCTAAATTTCTTTCGGCTTCAGATCCCAATAAGAGTCTTCTGCAAAAGTAAATGATGTATTTACAAGATGACAATTGTACTTTATGCTCAATTAAGAAATGATAATGTTGAAAAGATTCATTTCTCTGAATATTTTCCCAGAACCATTCATGCATTATTGATGGTAATATCCATCCATTCTTCTTCATATAAACAGGATGAGCTTCAGCAAGAAATTCAATTAGTTCATATAATTTCTCCTTCTTTACTGTTATAGGCAAGGCTTgatcatttattatttccCTTGCCAATTCTAATAAAACGGAATCAAATGTCTTTCCAACAGAACGCAATAACATCAACTTCATAAACAATTTATTCTTTGATTctgaaattatattaatactTAGAGGACTgtaacaatttttaaacttcctcattaaaatatttttaactgcattgatttcttttatattttctgttGTTTCTATTATGTTAGCCAGATCTTTAGTGGATTGCGAATTGGGTTTTAAAAACTTCTTAATTCCCTCGTTAGCAACCAATGATCGTACTTTACTCCTAGCATCAGATTCAAGTACACTAACGCctgataaatatttgacTGGACATAGTTGCAGTTTTAAACTTCGTCTTAacataaagaaaaaaataacagaCTCAACTCAATCGCTGGCTGGTCCTGCTTAAACTAACTCCATATAATTTGCACAGCTATTATCCATGTGATATCTCAATCGGGTTAATTTACTTAGCATGAATGTTGTCAAtcttttaatgatataataatacatTGAACTACTGATAACTCTTCCTCCTCCCCTTCGCTAGATATTGACCagtaatttaaaaatatccGAGTCATGTCATACGAATTACCTTATgcaatttgaaatttgacTATTGgatcaaaatatatatttaaagatgatGTCTATTTTATGAAAATCTGACGAGTTGAAactatttgatttataaCTTTCTAGATTAATATTATACCCTTTATTACTCAACATATAATAGCACCGGACCTGTTTTTTaagttaaattaaattaaagtatatctattatttcttctaattgaaaaatacaaaaattagtttaattgaaaattagAGCAGAAAACaatcaaagaagaaaaactAATCACTAGATAGACTAATCACTAGATCCCATATCTGATTTCACTTATTTGCTCATTAAAGtacaaaaaaaagtttATTAAGTCTACTCATTTTGCtgttaaaatttgaaattgtttaaatataaaaccTGAATAGTTTTCTAGCTAAAAAAATGGCTACATCTAGGAAAGTCAATAATCCAAACACcaataaagaagaaacttTCCTTCAAACAACCGACAACGTTACTACTATTGCACCAAAACATACTTTAGCCCAATCCCAAGATAGTGATGTGTGTTCATCTTTCCGTAGGACAGAAGTAATTGGTAGAGGTAAATTCGGTGTTGTTTATAAAGGTTATCATGTGAAAACACAGCAGGTGTATGCAATCAAAGTTTTGAATCTGGATTCAGAATCTGATGAGGTAGAAGATGTACAAAGAGAAGTTCaatttttatcttctttaaaGCAATTCCCCAacattattagatattttgGTTCATATTTGAAAGATACAAATCTGTGGATCATAATGGACTACTGTGCCGGTGGCTCTATCAGAACTTTACTACGACCAGGCAAAATAGATGAAAAATACATTGGTATCATAATGAGAGAGATTTTAATTGCATTACAATATATCCACAAAGATAATGTTATTCATAGAGATATCAAAGCCGCCAATGTTTTAGTCACCAATGAGGgtaaagttaaattatGTGATTTTGGTGTTGCTGCACAATTAAACCAAACAAAACTAAGGAGGCAAACCATGGCAGGTACACCTTATTGGATGGCACCTGAAGTCATAATGGAAGGTGCATATTATGATACTAAAGCTGATATATGGTCATTAGGTATCACTGCTTATGAAATTGCTACTGGCAACCCACCATACTGTGAAATTGAGGCGTTGAGAGCTATGCAACTAATCACGAAATCTAAACCCGCAAGACTAGAAGGTCGCAGTTACTCAACatcattaaaagaatttattgCCTTGTGTTTAGATGAGGATCCAAAGGAACGTTTAAGTGCGGAGGAATTACAGAAGACGAAGTTCATTAAATCTCAGAGAGCAGTGCCGacaacaatattaaaagaattaatatctagatatttattattcagAGATAAGCATACACCAAGAGAGCATTCATATGCGGATGATCTTGGCAATAACAAAGAAAGTGAGGTAAACTATAAAAATCAAGACGTTGCTGTAGCCGAACCTGCAACTGATGCTAAACCAGATGATATGGATGTCAAGTGGGACTTTGATTCATTAACATCAACTGATTATATTATGGAAAATGATATCAATGTGGATATAATACCAGAAGAGAATTCTAACGATTGGTCCAAAACTGAGGGTGACCAATTCAATTTTGCATACCCAGACGAAGACCCATATTATTTTGGTCATaccaataataataatacacaTCATATTCGTAAAACATATCAGGAATCAACAATGGGTAAACAATATCACGCTACATTTATGAAGAATTCGACTTTAAACGCATACAATGGACAAACTCATACAACTACAAATAACTTCACAAGTAATCTACAAAGAACAGGCTTAGGGAATAACGGTATGATGGGTACGCATGCAACACATACCACAGCTAATAAAGCTACCGAATCAAGAGCTACTAAACAATTGCTACAATTGTTTGAAGATTCCGACGTAATCACTGAAGAAAGGAGCattgataatgatatttacaatattcaaaaacCTCATTCACTTGTCCCGCCTCAAGATTTACAATCCAATGGTGTAACCAATCCTCCCAGCTCAATCTTGCGACCACAGTTAAATATGATTAACGGTCCGAACATTGCAAGCCATAGCACACAAAGTTTACCAGTTCTACAAACCAAATTTAGCAAAAATATGACTGGACCAGGCAATGTGGTAACTTCTGCTGCTACTCCAATTGAAATCGAAATTCCTGAAGAATTACCAGTCAGCTCCATTAAAGTGCCATCTAATTTAGATACCCCAATAGAAACTAAAACAAGGTCAGCTACGGTCTCTGCAAGCAACTTAAACCACACTAACCATCCTAACTTGTATAGAAGGTTAACTGTTACAggaaataacaataatgcCTCAGCACCCGTCATTAATAGGAAAGATTCCCAATTGGGCAAAGGACATTCTGATGATCCATCAAACTTTTCCAAGGTTCATAGAAGAACTCCAACCCCCCCTAATAATTCCGTTACTTCTAGTAATCAATCTCCAGCTAAAATGCTTACGGCATCTCCAAATGGGAATTCCAGTAGCATTTATCATAGTTCATTTAAATCTGCTCCAATACCTTTAATAGAATCAAAGGATTCATTCGTTCAAAGCGCCAACAACGGAGCAAGCTTAGGGACGTCTCTAGAAGGCGAAACTAGTAGAGTCAAAAGAGACTTCAAATTGAACAATCCAAATCTGAAGTTGCATATGCCATCTCCTACGAATATTACTTCTAATAAGTTACTAGTTAATACAACTCAAATTGGAGACAGCCCTGGGATTGGTGGAGAGAACATCAACCAATTTGGGTTCAATACCACTAGCACAGCGAACATTCCCGTGTCAATGACTCCAATAAATGAGAAACACATGGATTTTGGCTCTAAAATAAAGAGAAGTCAGAGTTTAAGTAAAGTCAAGTCTTCCACCATTCATGACAACACAGGCACACCTGGGGTTGTTAATCGTAGTAAGAAGCCTTCCAGCAACACTACTAATAGCATAGGCAGCATTGGCAGCGAACAAG
The Tetrapisispora phaffii CBS 4417 chromosome 8, complete genome DNA segment above includes these coding regions:
- the ATP22 gene encoding Atp22p (similar to Saccharomyces cerevisiae ATP22 (YDR350C); ancestral locus Anc_5.405) yields the protein MLRRSLKLQLCPVKYLSGVSVLESDARSKVRSLVANEGIKKFLKPNSQSTKDLANIIETTENIKEINAVKNILMRKFKNCYSPLSINIISESKNKLFMKLMLLRSVGKTFDSVLLELAREIINDQALPITVKKEKLYELIEFLAEAHPVYMKKNGWILPSIMHEWFWENIQRNESFQHYHFLIEHKVQLSSCKYIIYFCRRLLLGSEAERNLASFKLFLGDPLQEKKYLTLFKKSYSMETIIMIINNNIKSKDLRYIDKYFSILLKKTESISSGNQEEDIGRMLYADISFIKFSNCLLYYLAATKNVSIFIETFLLNIERINKLRSTDFSSYNGDTEKFNKTLSRESQKAISMLLKIIQENGLQEEMFGVLSFLPDKSYVQNLRFTKHLIGRLLKAIAQFNDSKLLLNYIISSYRSKKTAMIVNKLGLWGHILYNDTKLIEHTTLMNDIKKFERNIVPKTLSLPSVPGPHVLNLLYLVVLTINSKVLKKEEFQNLIIDLYEKYKETMFSLIKGKTYWRSNTSVLGIFLHQIRYVLKDPKLAYNILMDFYGCGLGKKMSHKGTSSVFSLVVYNNHTINMLEINKVLDIMEALKVPLDLKFCIDMVLRNLKKGDTEVAHDWYKKILGARFQIKHMKLIQHIVANNWEFPEDFDMNLLQLLNQEISNNTEEMLFDENDHTIDYNNFKPTILASMHKLFKKDIKTLNS
- the KIC1 gene encoding putative serine/threonine protein kinase KIC1 (similar to Saccharomyces cerevisiae KIC1 (YHR102W); ancestral locus Anc_5.406); the encoded protein is MATSRKVNNPNTNKEETFLQTTDNVTTIAPKHTLAQSQDSDVCSSFRRTEVIGRGKFGVVYKGYHVKTQQVYAIKVLNLDSESDEVEDVQREVQFLSSLKQFPNIIRYFGSYLKDTNLWIIMDYCAGGSIRTLLRPGKIDEKYIGIIMREILIALQYIHKDNVIHRDIKAANVLVTNEGKVKLCDFGVAAQLNQTKLRRQTMAGTPYWMAPEVIMEGAYYDTKADIWSLGITAYEIATGNPPYCEIEALRAMQLITKSKPARLEGRSYSTSLKEFIALCLDEDPKERLSAEELQKTKFIKSQRAVPTTILKELISRYLLFRDKHTPREHSYADDLGNNKESEVNYKNQDVAVAEPATDAKPDDMDVKWDFDSLTSTDYIMENDINVDIIPEENSNDWSKTEGDQFNFAYPDEDPYYFGHTNNNNTHHIRKTYQESTMGKQYHATFMKNSTLNAYNGQTHTTTNNFTSNLQRTGLGNNGMMGTHATHTTANKATESRATKQLLQLFEDSDVITEERSIDNDIYNIQKPHSLVPPQDLQSNGVTNPPSSILRPQLNMINGPNIASHSTQSLPVLQTKFSKNMTGPGNVVTSAATPIEIEIPEELPVSSIKVPSNLDTPIETKTRSATVSASNLNHTNHPNLYRRLTVTGNNNNASAPVINRKDSQLGKGHSDDPSNFSKVHRRTPTPPNNSVTSSNQSPAKMLTASPNGNSSSIYHSSFKSAPIPLIESKDSFVQSANNGASLGTSLEGETSRVKRDFKLNNPNLKLHMPSPTNITSNKLLVNTTQIGDSPGIGGENINQFGFNTTSTANIPVSMTPINEKHMDFGSKIKRSQSLSKVKSSTIHDNTGTPGVVNRSKKPSSNTTNSIGSIGSEQAESTTLSNESQLNSSSTAGSHVALNQSLSNIYNSATSVWNGNSNNLSGANPKLCMSMPPVSIPTELFLDFDLKNPSNKNEYVWQDQKTRVLDELKSLLTLFDDNLLVLESSLKKQLHSVEKAIPSNTSMQLTAVASHPEMEEEANEAGTPETINNLSNEQEASL